Proteins encoded in a region of the uncultured Paludibaculum sp. genome:
- a CDS encoding AraC family transcriptional regulator ligand-binding domain-containing protein: MTRRFRVNTLLSGKLEELGVPPADVLRHAGLPAGLLDLPKPAVTTEELFALWRAVGEVSRDPAIGLKLGSEDRIERYDPIAIAALYTPSFAEALQRMARYKQLTCPEELRIVNGPRETSVEFLWLLATMTEPPTLIDLCFAWVVNIARRGTGVPLTPARIQLTRRRDPLPLLEQHFGCPVDYEGASNAIFFHNQDLERPFLTHNAELLSMIAPQLDQELNQREAEQSLPDRIRLILKRQLAGQRPTVQLLARELHMSVRSLQRRLTAEGSSFQQILEEARREMARHYLVHSSLELNETAYLLGYEDANSFVRAFRVWEGIPPAHWRELQRV; encoded by the coding sequence ATGACCAGACGCTTCCGTGTGAACACGCTCCTTTCGGGCAAGTTGGAGGAACTGGGGGTTCCTCCGGCCGACGTGCTGCGGCACGCCGGCCTGCCCGCTGGGCTCCTTGACCTGCCCAAACCGGCCGTCACCACGGAAGAGCTGTTTGCCCTCTGGCGGGCGGTCGGCGAAGTCAGCCGCGATCCCGCCATCGGGCTCAAACTCGGCAGTGAAGACCGCATCGAGCGCTACGACCCGATTGCCATCGCTGCGCTCTATACGCCCAGTTTTGCCGAGGCCCTACAGCGCATGGCGCGGTACAAGCAACTCACCTGCCCCGAGGAGCTCCGAATCGTGAACGGTCCGCGCGAGACCAGCGTCGAGTTCCTCTGGCTGCTCGCCACCATGACGGAACCGCCCACGCTCATCGACCTCTGTTTTGCCTGGGTGGTCAACATTGCCCGGCGCGGCACAGGTGTGCCGCTCACGCCCGCCCGCATCCAACTCACTCGGCGGCGGGACCCGCTGCCGTTGCTGGAACAGCACTTCGGATGCCCGGTCGACTACGAAGGGGCGAGCAACGCGATTTTCTTCCATAACCAGGACCTGGAGCGGCCGTTTCTCACGCACAACGCCGAACTGCTGTCGATGATCGCTCCGCAGCTCGACCAGGAACTGAACCAGCGGGAGGCCGAGCAGAGCCTTCCCGACCGCATACGGCTAATCCTCAAACGTCAACTGGCCGGCCAGCGCCCCACTGTCCAATTGCTGGCCCGCGAGCTCCACATGAGCGTTCGGTCTCTGCAGCGCCGGCTGACTGCCGAGGGCTCGAGCTTCCAGCAGATTCTGGAAGAGGCCCGGCGTGAGATGGCCCGTCACTACCTGGTCCACTCATCGCTGGAACTGAACGAGACGGCTTACCTCCTCGGCTATGAAGATGCCAACTCGTTCGTCCGGGCCTTCCGCGTCTGGGAGGGGATCCCACCCGCGCACTGGCGCGAGTTGCAGCGGGTCTAG
- a CDS encoding metalloregulator ArsR/SmtB family transcription factor, with protein MLAALGAEPRLRILRLLLTAHPGGLVVGDIQAELGIPPSTLSHHLEKLKNEELVKVRRESTFLRYTANTDGLKEMLDFLYAECCTRGNVIPPGDIAPAH; from the coding sequence ATGCTGGCCGCCCTGGGCGCCGAGCCGCGCCTGCGCATACTGCGTCTGTTGCTCACCGCTCATCCCGGAGGGCTGGTCGTCGGCGACATTCAGGCCGAACTGGGCATTCCACCCTCGACGCTTTCCCATCACCTTGAGAAGCTGAAGAATGAGGAGCTCGTCAAAGTCCGTCGCGAAAGCACTTTCCTCCGGTACACGGCCAATACGGACGGATTGAAGGAGATGCTCGACTTCCTCTACGCCGAATGCTGCACGCGAGGCAATGTGATCCCTCCCGGCGACATCGCGCCTGCCCACTGA
- a CDS encoding alpha-L-fucosidase, with protein sequence MQKLALFLIASSAAFAQTYQPTWESIDKRPTPAWFQDAKFGIFIHWGVYSVPAYAPVIPGKLAYAEWYWNAMTNGQKPGANPIQSGTWEYHKKMYGADYPYQNFAPQFRAELYDPDHWAEVFQRSGAKYVALTSKHHEGFALWPSKEASATWGRPWNAVEIGPKRDVLGDLTEAVRRKGLKMGFYYSLYEWYNPLWLTDKPRYIREHMFPQFKDLVNRYHPAIIFSDGEWDLPSSEWHTPELMAWLLNESPVKQDVVINDRWGKDSRHKHGGYWTTEYTPGMSGMDHPWEESRGMGFSYGYNRAENLSHYHSGKELVIMLVDLVSRGGNLLLDIGPDADGTIPVVMEERLIQIGDFLRVNGDAIYGTKPWTTSRQWSTGEVPKVEYNKEYETAYDLSKLVAKPAAGKASLDAFFTAKGNNVYAIMPRWPGRRFVLQSKAALKPKAVELLGGGALKWQPTPAGLAITLPDVPEDLMQQPAWVIKVSQ encoded by the coding sequence ATGCAGAAGTTGGCCCTCTTCCTGATCGCTTCCTCCGCCGCATTCGCGCAGACCTATCAACCCACCTGGGAATCCATTGACAAACGGCCCACACCGGCTTGGTTTCAGGATGCCAAGTTCGGCATCTTCATCCACTGGGGCGTGTATTCCGTGCCCGCCTATGCTCCGGTGATTCCCGGCAAGCTCGCCTACGCCGAGTGGTATTGGAACGCCATGACCAACGGCCAGAAGCCCGGCGCCAACCCCATCCAGTCCGGCACCTGGGAGTACCACAAGAAGATGTATGGCGCGGATTACCCCTATCAGAACTTCGCTCCGCAGTTCCGGGCGGAGCTCTATGACCCCGACCACTGGGCGGAGGTCTTCCAACGCTCCGGCGCGAAGTATGTCGCGCTGACCTCCAAGCACCACGAAGGTTTCGCGCTCTGGCCCAGCAAGGAAGCTTCCGCCACATGGGGCCGCCCGTGGAACGCCGTCGAGATCGGGCCCAAGCGCGATGTGCTGGGCGACCTCACCGAGGCAGTGCGCCGCAAGGGCCTTAAGATGGGCTTCTACTATTCGCTCTACGAGTGGTACAACCCGCTGTGGCTTACCGACAAGCCGCGCTACATCCGCGAGCACATGTTCCCGCAGTTCAAGGACCTGGTGAACCGCTACCATCCCGCCATCATCTTCAGCGACGGCGAGTGGGACCTGCCCTCCTCGGAATGGCATACGCCGGAGCTGATGGCCTGGCTGTTGAACGAATCGCCCGTCAAGCAGGACGTGGTCATCAACGACCGCTGGGGCAAGGACAGCCGCCACAAGCACGGCGGCTATTGGACCACCGAGTACACGCCCGGCATGAGCGGGATGGATCACCCATGGGAAGAGAGCCGCGGCATGGGCTTCTCCTACGGCTACAACCGCGCCGAGAACCTGTCGCACTACCACTCGGGCAAAGAACTGGTCATCATGCTGGTCGACCTCGTCAGCCGTGGCGGCAATCTTCTGCTCGATATCGGCCCTGACGCCGACGGCACCATTCCCGTGGTGATGGAAGAACGCCTCATCCAGATCGGCGACTTCCTGCGCGTCAACGGCGATGCGATCTATGGCACCAAGCCCTGGACCACGTCGCGCCAGTGGAGCACCGGCGAAGTGCCCAAGGTCGAGTACAACAAGGAGTACGAGACCGCCTACGACCTGTCGAAACTGGTGGCGAAGCCCGCCGCGGGCAAGGCTTCCCTCGACGCCTTCTTCACGGCCAAGGGCAACAACGTATACGCCATCATGCCGCGCTGGCCCGGCCGCCGCTTCGTCCTGCAGTCGAAGGCGGCACTCAAGCCGAAGGCCGTGGAACTGCTCGGTGGCGGCGCCCTGAAATGGCAGCCGACGCCCGCCGGCCTGGCCATCACCCTGCCGGATGTTCCGGAGGACCTGATGCAGCAGCCGGCCTGGGTGATCAAGGTCAGCCAGTAA
- a CDS encoding serine hydrolase domain-containing protein yields MLKRLPLLLLVPVLVLAADDPVTARLDAIIAPLAQGRTPGLAVLVRQDGRSLFQRGYGVTDLRSATPIDAETNFRLASFTKQFTAMSVMLLVKDGKLHYDDPLTNVFPDFPAYGKAITIRHLLTHTSGLPDYEEVMEAGSQRWTPQDQIRDEEVLKLLKAQRAGKFAAGSSWSYSNSGYVVLGLVVAKVSGLPFGEFLQKRIFAPLHMDHTLAYVAGTNNVVHRAYGHSKQKDVFVERDQSSTSATLGDGGIYSNLTDLAKWDDALTRNTLLDASAMKEAWTPARLANGAPTRWPSEKNEDNLNPGKPVSYGFGWFLDPYNDQKRMWHTGSTTGFRTVIQRFPQHKLTVILLSNRTDLDAAQLSLKAVDAVVGAH; encoded by the coding sequence ATGCTCAAACGCCTACCCTTGCTGTTGCTGGTTCCGGTCCTGGTTCTGGCTGCCGATGATCCTGTCACAGCCCGCCTGGATGCCATCATTGCGCCCCTTGCCCAGGGGCGCACGCCCGGCTTGGCTGTGCTGGTCCGGCAGGATGGCAGGTCCCTCTTTCAGCGAGGGTATGGTGTGACGGATCTCCGCTCGGCCACGCCCATCGATGCCGAGACCAACTTCCGCCTGGCGTCCTTCACCAAGCAGTTCACGGCCATGTCCGTGATGCTGCTGGTGAAGGACGGCAAGCTCCACTACGACGATCCGCTCACCAATGTCTTCCCGGACTTCCCTGCCTATGGCAAGGCGATCACCATCCGCCACCTGCTCACGCATACGTCGGGACTACCGGATTATGAAGAGGTGATGGAGGCCGGTTCGCAGCGGTGGACGCCGCAGGACCAGATCCGGGATGAAGAGGTTTTGAAGCTGCTCAAGGCCCAGCGGGCCGGCAAGTTCGCCGCCGGAAGCAGTTGGTCATACAGCAACTCCGGCTACGTGGTGCTGGGGTTGGTCGTCGCCAAGGTGTCTGGCCTGCCGTTCGGCGAGTTCCTGCAGAAGCGGATCTTCGCGCCGCTGCACATGGATCATACGCTCGCCTACGTAGCCGGTACAAACAACGTCGTCCACCGGGCGTATGGCCATTCGAAGCAGAAGGACGTTTTCGTCGAACGGGACCAGAGCTCCACCTCGGCCACGCTGGGCGACGGCGGCATCTACTCAAACCTCACCGACCTGGCGAAGTGGGATGATGCCCTAACCCGGAACACCCTGTTGGACGCATCGGCGATGAAGGAGGCCTGGACGCCCGCCAGGCTCGCGAACGGCGCACCTACCCGCTGGCCGTCTGAAAAGAACGAGGACAACCTGAATCCAGGCAAGCCGGTCTCCTACGGGTTTGGCTGGTTTCTGGATCCGTACAACGACCAGAAGCGCATGTGGCATACCGGCAGCACCACTGGATTCCGGACGGTGATCCAGCGCTTCCCCCAACACAAGCTCACCGTCATCCTGTTGAGCAACCGCACTGATCTTGATGCCGCGCAGCTCTCGTTGAAGGCTGTTGACGCGGTGGTGGGCGCGCATTAA
- a CDS encoding aldo/keto reductase — translation MEYRQLGHSGLKVPALSFGAGTFGGTNDFFKAWGDTGVPEAKRIVDLCLDAGLNLFDTADVYSDGHSEEILGKALEGKRNQVLISTKATFAMGKGPNDLGSSRHHLTESLEGSLRRLGTDYVDVYHMHAFDATAPVEETLATLDGFVKSGKVRYIACSNFSGWHLMKSLSVSERYGWSRYVGHQVYYSLIGRDYEWELMPLALDQKVSALVWSPLGWGRLTGKIRRGQPLPEVSRLHSTAEQGPPVPDEHVYNVVDALDEVAKETGKTVAQIALNWLLQRPSVATVIIGARNEEQLKQNLAAAGWNLTPEQVEKLDRASQTQKTYPYWHQVQFASRNPLPVPQY, via the coding sequence ATGGAATATCGACAGCTAGGCCATTCCGGTCTCAAAGTTCCAGCCCTGAGTTTCGGAGCGGGCACCTTCGGCGGTACGAATGACTTCTTCAAGGCCTGGGGGGACACGGGTGTTCCCGAAGCCAAGCGCATCGTGGATCTCTGCCTCGACGCCGGCCTGAACCTTTTCGATACCGCGGATGTCTATTCCGACGGGCACTCGGAGGAGATCCTGGGTAAGGCGCTCGAGGGCAAGCGGAACCAGGTCCTCATCTCCACCAAGGCGACCTTCGCAATGGGCAAGGGGCCGAACGATCTCGGCTCCTCCCGCCATCATCTGACCGAGTCGCTGGAAGGTAGTCTGCGACGCCTCGGCACGGATTACGTGGACGTCTATCACATGCACGCCTTCGACGCGACGGCGCCCGTGGAAGAGACCCTCGCCACGCTCGACGGCTTCGTCAAGAGCGGCAAAGTTCGCTACATCGCCTGCTCGAACTTCTCGGGCTGGCATCTGATGAAGTCACTTTCGGTGTCAGAGCGTTACGGTTGGTCGCGCTATGTCGGCCATCAGGTTTATTACTCACTGATCGGACGCGACTATGAATGGGAACTGATGCCCCTGGCACTGGACCAGAAGGTCTCCGCGCTGGTGTGGAGCCCACTGGGTTGGGGTCGGTTGACGGGCAAGATCCGCCGTGGCCAGCCGCTGCCCGAGGTGAGCCGCCTGCATTCGACGGCCGAGCAGGGGCCGCCTGTCCCGGACGAGCATGTGTACAACGTGGTGGACGCGCTGGATGAAGTGGCGAAAGAGACGGGCAAGACCGTCGCGCAGATCGCCCTGAACTGGCTGCTGCAGCGGCCCTCCGTCGCCACCGTCATCATTGGTGCCCGCAATGAAGAGCAGCTCAAGCAGAATTTGGCCGCCGCCGGCTGGAACCTGACGCCGGAGCAGGTGGAGAAACTGGACAGGGCCAGCCAGACGCAGAAGACCTATCCCTACTGGCACCAGGTCCAATTCGCCTCGCGGAACCCGCTGCCTGTGCCGCAGTACTGA
- the panB gene encoding 3-methyl-2-oxobutanoate hydroxymethyltransferase has product MQAGHFLNAKQEQRRLSMVTCYDYTFARLLARSSIDGILVGDSAAMVMHGHPSTIAARVEMMKLHTEAVARGAGDKLIVADMPFLSYRMGWTAALDAAHVLMSAGAQAVKLEGVDGHEDVVQRLVESGIPVMGHLGLQPQSIHAFGGYKVQGRGDEAAQKILRQAVALEQLGAFSIVLECIPAPLASEVTAALRIPTIGIGAGAGCDGQILVLQDLLGMNTDFHPRFVRHFLEGANAIVEALDGYDQAVKSGSFPAVEESYT; this is encoded by the coding sequence ATGCAGGCTGGACACTTTCTCAACGCAAAACAGGAACAACGGCGGCTCTCGATGGTGACGTGCTACGACTACACGTTCGCCCGGTTGCTGGCGCGCAGTTCCATCGACGGCATCCTGGTGGGCGACAGCGCCGCCATGGTGATGCACGGCCACCCCTCCACCATCGCGGCCCGGGTGGAGATGATGAAACTCCATACGGAGGCGGTTGCCCGGGGCGCCGGCGATAAGCTCATCGTGGCCGACATGCCGTTTCTCTCCTACCGCATGGGCTGGACCGCGGCCCTGGATGCGGCCCACGTGCTGATGAGCGCGGGCGCCCAGGCCGTAAAGCTCGAAGGAGTCGATGGACACGAAGACGTCGTGCAGCGGCTGGTCGAGAGCGGGATTCCTGTGATGGGCCATCTCGGGCTGCAGCCCCAATCGATCCACGCGTTCGGGGGCTACAAGGTGCAGGGACGGGGCGATGAAGCCGCCCAGAAGATCCTGCGGCAGGCTGTCGCCCTGGAACAGTTGGGCGCGTTCTCGATTGTGCTGGAGTGCATCCCGGCTCCGCTCGCTTCCGAGGTGACCGCGGCGCTCAGGATCCCGACTATCGGTATCGGCGCCGGCGCGGGCTGCGATGGGCAGATCCTGGTCCTGCAGGATCTGCTGGGCATGAACACCGACTTCCACCCGCGCTTTGTGCGGCACTTCCTGGAAGGCGCGAACGCCATCGTGGAGGCCCTGGATGGCTATGACCAGGCGGTGAAGAGCGGGTCGTTTCCCGCGGTGGAGGAGAGCTACACATGA
- the panC gene encoding pantoate--beta-alanine ligase: protein MKIWTTVREWQARRAELHGSIGLVPTMGALHAGHGALVERCRRENDIVVVSIFVNPTQFNNLGDLERYPRTVEQDLRLLESLGANEVLMPGAGELYPDGYRLKIEGGSAVEGMEGAHRPGHFQGVMTIVLKLLNVVRADRAYFGEKDYQQLQVIREMVQDFFVPTEIVPCETVRAESGLALSSRNALLSDDGRQRAASVYRSLTTAATAEEARRLLEIDGFAVDYVEERWGRRFAAATLEGVRLIDNVPVGEAQ, encoded by the coding sequence ATGAAGATCTGGACGACCGTTCGTGAGTGGCAGGCCCGCCGGGCGGAACTGCACGGCAGCATCGGCCTGGTGCCGACCATGGGCGCGCTGCACGCCGGGCATGGCGCGCTGGTGGAGCGCTGCCGCCGGGAGAACGATATCGTGGTCGTGAGCATCTTCGTCAACCCCACCCAGTTCAACAATCTGGGTGACCTGGAGCGGTACCCGCGTACTGTGGAACAAGACCTGCGGTTGCTGGAGTCGCTGGGTGCCAACGAGGTGCTGATGCCTGGCGCGGGCGAACTCTACCCGGATGGCTATCGGCTGAAGATCGAGGGCGGCTCCGCGGTGGAGGGCATGGAAGGTGCCCATCGACCCGGACACTTTCAGGGCGTGATGACGATCGTCCTGAAGCTGCTGAACGTGGTGCGGGCCGATCGCGCCTACTTCGGTGAGAAGGATTATCAGCAGCTTCAAGTGATCCGGGAGATGGTGCAGGACTTCTTCGTCCCGACGGAGATCGTCCCCTGTGAGACCGTCCGTGCCGAATCCGGCCTGGCGCTGAGCTCGCGGAACGCCCTGTTGTCGGATGATGGCCGGCAGCGGGCGGCCAGTGTCTATCGCTCGTTGACTACGGCGGCGACTGCCGAAGAAGCGAGGCGCCTGCTGGAGATCGATGGCTTCGCGGTCGACTACGTGGAAGAGCGCTGGGGCCGGAGGTTTGCGGCTGCCACGCTGGAAGGCGTCCGGCTGATCGACAACGTCCCCGTGGGGGAGGCCCAGTAA
- a CDS encoding type III pantothenate kinase: MLLCVDVGNTQIFAGVYDGEELKVTFRRTSNIRSSSDEFGLFFRSMLRENGIDPAQVEMAAVCAVVPDIVHSLRNGFRKYFQLEPFVLGPGVKTGLKIRYRNPLEVGADKIANSIGALLRFPGRNLLIVDFGTATTLCAVSKEKEYLGGIITPGIYTSMEMLESKTARLPAVEIVRPAEVLGRSTVESIQAGLFYGTAATVRFLAETVTANYFAQERPLVISTGGFGALFKGEGLFDATVPELSLLGLKRAVELSKG, translated from the coding sequence ATGCTGCTCTGTGTGGACGTAGGCAATACGCAGATCTTCGCGGGCGTGTACGACGGCGAGGAGCTGAAGGTCACATTCCGGCGGACCTCCAACATCCGGTCGTCCTCCGACGAGTTCGGCCTGTTCTTCCGCAGCATGCTGCGCGAGAACGGCATCGATCCGGCGCAGGTCGAGATGGCGGCCGTATGCGCCGTGGTGCCGGACATTGTGCACTCGCTCCGCAACGGTTTCCGGAAGTACTTCCAGTTGGAGCCGTTCGTGCTGGGCCCCGGCGTCAAGACGGGGCTCAAGATTCGTTACCGGAACCCGCTGGAGGTGGGTGCGGATAAGATCGCGAACTCCATCGGTGCGCTGCTGCGGTTTCCGGGCCGCAATCTGCTGATCGTCGACTTCGGCACGGCCACCACGCTCTGCGCGGTGAGCAAGGAGAAGGAGTACCTGGGTGGCATCATCACTCCGGGTATCTACACGTCGATGGAGATGCTGGAGTCGAAGACCGCGCGGTTGCCGGCGGTGGAGATCGTGCGGCCGGCGGAGGTATTGGGGCGGTCGACTGTGGAGAGCATCCAGGCCGGGCTGTTTTACGGGACGGCGGCGACAGTGCGGTTCCTGGCCGAGACCGTGACGGCGAACTACTTCGCGCAGGAGCGGCCGCTGGTGATCTCGACCGGCGGTTTCGGAGCACTGTTCAAGGGCGAAGGCTTGTTCGATGCCACCGTGCCGGAACTGTCACTGCTGGGCCTGAAGAGAGCGGTCGAACTGTCGAAAGGATAG
- the panD gene encoding aspartate 1-decarboxylase: MLRKLLKSKLHRATLTGAELHYEGSLGVDEDLLKAAGLQPNEAVHVWNVNNGSRLQTYVVPAPAGSGAVCLYGSAARKGQVGDVVIIAAFGWMDEEEARVHRPQVVLLGEGNQVKAVR, from the coding sequence ATGCTGCGAAAGCTATTGAAGTCGAAGCTGCACCGGGCCACGCTGACTGGCGCGGAGCTGCACTACGAGGGCAGCCTGGGCGTGGACGAAGATCTTCTGAAGGCGGCCGGACTGCAGCCGAACGAGGCGGTTCACGTGTGGAATGTGAACAACGGTTCGCGGCTGCAGACGTATGTCGTGCCGGCTCCGGCGGGCTCGGGTGCGGTGTGCCTGTATGGCTCGGCGGCACGAAAAGGGCAGGTCGGAGACGTGGTGATCATTGCCGCCTTCGGGTGGATGGACGAAGAGGAGGCGAGAGTCCACCGGCCTCAGGTTGTGTTGCTGGGCGAAGGGAACCAGGTGAAGGCGGTGCGCTGA